The Clostridia bacterium nucleotide sequence TTTATACTTAACATGAAAATTTTTGCTAAAATTTTTATGACATCCTAGTTTGACATCTTGGTTTTGAGTCGAATTATTAAATAAACTATTTCGAGTTTAAATATTATCTTCACAAAGGCTTGCTACTTGTTTTTCTTGAAAAATTCACTAAGTGCCACTGAGGTTACAGTTTTGCTTCCTGCTGCCTTTTTATTTTCTTCCTGAATTTCCAGATACACTTCCTTTCTGTGTATAGCCACATTTTTAGGTGCATTGATTCCAATGCGCACCTGATCACCCTGTATATCAATTATTGTAATTTCTATATTATCACCTATTACTATGGACTGATCTTTTTTTCTCGACAGTACAAGCATCTGCCCCTACCTCCTGTCTGGCTATTTCCTCCATGATAGAATGCCGAACACTATACTTTTCAGTAT carries:
- the csrA gene encoding carbon storage regulator CsrA: MLVLSRKKDQSIVIGDNIEITIIDIQGDQVRIGINAPKNVAIHRKEVYLEIQEENKKAAGSKTVTSVALSEFFKKNK